A region from the Kineothrix sp. IPX-CK genome encodes:
- a CDS encoding beta-mannosidase, with translation MKKQQLTTGWQLLWNDRLLDTQVPFSVYSDLLSHGEIEDPFYRDNEKEAFPLSEKDYIYRLTFDAEETLLSCGKQWLNFEGIDTLAEIYLNGVFLGKTFNMHRTWEFPLENILKEKGNLLEVRLYSPTRYMEEQIALHGAIPCNTDTLDGFPFLRKSSCMSGWDWAPKLPDMGIFRQVTLLGGENGRLLDVHLRQKHENGRVWLYFHVDLEVWKAEESSYRVTIISPDGESVVLKNSPKEAEICSPSLWWPRGYGKQDLYTIKVEAVIDGKTEDMWERRIGLRTMKMRLEKDQWGESFAHEVNGVAVFAMGADYIPEDSLLPRIREEKTRKLLEQCALANYNALRVWGGAYYPDDWFYDACDELGIIIWQDFMFACSTYLLTEEFEENISHEIAQNVRRIRHHACLGLWCGNNEMEDMILCGYTEIPRLRGDYTRMYSYVIPKIVKKVDPDTFYWPSSPSSGGDFDEPQDETRGDAHYWQVWHGYKPFPDYRKHNFRYASEFGFESLPSLKTIEAFTLPEDRNVFSYVMEKHQRSENGYAKMMVYMSQYFKYPKDFSLLVYASQLMQGQAMRYAVEHWRRHRGQCMGAIVWQLNDCWPVASWSSIDYFGRWKALHYFEKRFFAPVLVSCCEEGLLTQNPNPNARPYEVEKSIHLNVANETREDRRVTVCYSLRDKYSCVIGEEMKEEVFVPALSSVWLEKEDLPHARLYEDHVFYTCVQEGEVISEGSVIFSMPKFHKYADPELTARIEGEEIVVTAKAYAASVELLNEEEDWVLSDNYFDMEAGEKRVRIISGKAKRVGVRSIYDIG, from the coding sequence ATGAAGAAACAACAATTAACGACTGGCTGGCAGCTTTTATGGAACGATAGGCTTTTGGACACGCAGGTGCCCTTTTCCGTGTATTCGGACTTGCTTTCTCATGGAGAGATAGAGGATCCCTTTTACCGGGACAACGAGAAGGAGGCCTTTCCGCTGTCTGAAAAGGATTATATATACAGGCTTACCTTCGATGCCGAGGAAACGCTGCTTTCCTGTGGAAAACAGTGGCTTAATTTTGAGGGCATAGATACGCTGGCTGAAATATACTTAAACGGAGTTTTCTTGGGAAAGACCTTTAACATGCACAGAACATGGGAATTTCCTTTAGAAAATATACTGAAGGAAAAGGGGAACCTGCTGGAAGTGCGTTTGTATTCTCCTACGCGCTATATGGAGGAGCAGATTGCCCTGCACGGAGCGATTCCCTGCAATACGGATACGCTGGACGGCTTCCCTTTCCTTCGCAAGTCAAGCTGTATGTCAGGCTGGGATTGGGCGCCTAAGCTTCCCGATATGGGGATTTTCAGACAGGTTACCCTGCTTGGCGGAGAAAACGGAAGGCTTTTGGACGTGCATCTGCGACAGAAACATGAAAATGGCAGAGTGTGGCTTTATTTCCATGTGGATTTGGAGGTGTGGAAGGCGGAGGAAAGCAGCTACCGTGTCACCATCATTTCTCCCGACGGAGAATCTGTTGTACTTAAGAATTCGCCGAAGGAAGCAGAAATATGCAGTCCTTCCCTCTGGTGGCCCAGAGGATATGGAAAGCAGGACCTATATACGATAAAGGTGGAGGCGGTGATAGACGGAAAGACAGAGGATATGTGGGAACGCCGTATCGGCCTCCGCACGATGAAAATGCGTCTGGAAAAGGATCAGTGGGGAGAGAGTTTCGCTCATGAAGTGAACGGAGTAGCTGTATTTGCTATGGGAGCAGACTATATCCCTGAGGATTCCCTTCTGCCGAGAATCAGAGAGGAGAAGACGAGGAAGCTTCTGGAACAATGTGCTCTTGCCAATTACAATGCCCTTCGTGTATGGGGCGGCGCATATTATCCCGACGATTGGTTTTATGATGCCTGCGATGAACTGGGGATCATCATATGGCAGGATTTTATGTTCGCCTGCTCTACGTATCTTCTTACAGAGGAGTTCGAAGAAAATATTTCCCATGAAATAGCGCAGAATGTCCGAAGAATCCGCCATCATGCCTGTCTTGGGCTTTGGTGCGGAAACAACGAAATGGAGGATATGATACTGTGCGGCTATACGGAGATTCCCAGACTTCGCGGAGACTATACGCGGATGTACAGCTACGTCATTCCTAAAATAGTGAAAAAGGTAGATCCGGATACCTTCTACTGGCCGTCCAGCCCTTCTTCAGGAGGAGATTTCGACGAGCCGCAGGACGAGACGAGAGGAGACGCTCATTACTGGCAGGTATGGCATGGATACAAGCCCTTTCCCGATTACAGAAAGCATAACTTCCGTTACGCTTCGGAATTCGGGTTCGAGTCTCTCCCGTCCTTAAAGACCATCGAGGCCTTTACTCTGCCTGAGGATAGGAACGTATTTTCCTATGTGATGGAGAAACATCAAAGAAGTGAGAACGGATATGCAAAAATGATGGTTTATATGTCCCAGTATTTTAAATATCCCAAAGACTTCTCCTTGCTGGTTTATGCCTCCCAACTGATGCAGGGGCAGGCGATGCGCTACGCAGTAGAGCATTGGAGACGGCACAGGGGACAGTGTATGGGAGCTATCGTATGGCAGCTTAATGACTGCTGGCCGGTGGCGTCGTGGTCCTCTATCGACTACTTTGGGCGCTGGAAAGCATTGCACTATTTTGAAAAAAGATTTTTTGCACCTGTTTTGGTATCCTGCTGCGAAGAAGGGCTTCTGACCCAGAACCCCAATCCCAACGCACGGCCTTACGAGGTGGAAAAAAGTATTCATCTGAACGTTGCCAATGAGACGAGAGAGGATAGAAGAGTTACCGTATGCTACAGCTTAAGAGACAAGTATTCTTGCGTCATCGGAGAAGAGATGAAAGAGGAAGTATTCGTTCCGGCACTGAGCAGCGTGTGGCTGGAAAAAGAGGATTTGCCTCACGCAAGGCTGTATGAGGATCATGTTTTTTATACGTGTGTGCAGGAAGGTGAAGTGATTTCGGAGGGAAGCGTAATTTTTTCCATGCCGAAGTTCCATAAATATGCTGATCCCGAGCTTACGGCCCGTATAGAAGGAGAGGAAATCGTCGTGACCGCCAAAGCTTACGCCGCTTCTGTAGAGCTTCTGAATGAGGAGGAGGACTGGGTTCTGTCCGATAACTATTTCGATATGGAAGCTGGAGAAAAAAGAGTAAGGATTATATCCGGCAAGGCGAAGAGAGTAGGAGTACGCAGCATTTACGACATCGGTTGA
- a CDS encoding D-lyxose/D-mannose family sugar isomerase produces the protein MKRSEINQRIKEMEKLVRENGFHLPPFCGWTPEEWREKGHEYDEIRDNMLGWDITDYGLGNWEKVGFALITLRNGGQDNPKYKKVYAEKLLMLKEGQHSPMHFHWKKSEDIINRGGGTLIIHVYNSDDKEELADTDVCVNSDGRSYYVPAGTGVELKPGESITLWPYQYHDFDVKPGTGDVLIGEVSMCNDDNTDNRFNPPVGRFPAIEEDIVPYRFLCNEYPEAE, from the coding sequence ATGAAACGTTCGGAAATCAATCAGCGTATCAAGGAAATGGAAAAGCTTGTAAGAGAAAATGGATTTCATCTGCCGCCCTTTTGCGGCTGGACTCCTGAGGAATGGAGAGAAAAGGGACATGAATATGACGAAATAAGGGACAATATGCTGGGCTGGGACATAACGGATTATGGCCTTGGCAATTGGGAAAAGGTAGGTTTCGCTCTGATCACGCTCAGAAACGGCGGACAGGATAACCCGAAGTATAAAAAAGTGTATGCGGAGAAGCTTTTGATGCTAAAGGAAGGCCAGCATTCCCCTATGCACTTCCACTGGAAGAAATCGGAGGATATTATTAACAGAGGCGGCGGAACTCTAATTATTCATGTGTACAACAGCGACGACAAGGAAGAACTGGCAGACACTGACGTATGTGTCAATTCCGACGGACGCTCCTATTATGTTCCTGCGGGAACCGGAGTAGAACTTAAGCCCGGAGAAAGCATTACGCTTTGGCCTTACCAGTACCATGACTTCGATGTGAAACCGGGAACCGGGGATGTTTTGATCGGAGAGGTATCTATGTGCAACGATGACAATACGGATAATAGATTTAATCCGCCGGTAGGCCGTTTTCCTGCAATTGAAGAGGATATTGTTCCTTATAGATTCCTTTGCAACGAATATCCCGAAGCGGAGTAA